In Gammaproteobacteria bacterium, one DNA window encodes the following:
- a CDS encoding aspartate ammonia-lyase, translating to MTQTDDYRIEKDSLGELQVPANAWYGIQTARAIANFPISGRAPDRDFVQSHVKIKRAAAEANQQGGWLDDKQAKAIIAACDQILEGHYIDQFVVDRFQAGAGTSHNMNSNEVIANLASVALGGEKGEYSPINPNDHVNMGQSTNDTIPTAIRLTALKKLPRLIAAIEDMATEYARIGKQEEDTVKSARTHLQDAVPTTLGREFSAYAWTLKRCAARLESCRDPLCEVGLGGSAAGTGLNTSPGYIKNVAKALAQLTFEAIRPADDLAAQMQSMNDLQHLSSTIREVSLELIRISNDMRLLASGPRTGLGEIMLPAVQPGSSIMPGKVNPVMFEMLNQVCFQVLGQDSAISYMTQAGQLELNVMMPALGSALFDMMEWLTNATNAATEKNLKGLQVDRDRCKAFLHSSVALATLLNTDIGYAAAAEVAKESEKTGKPVNIIVAERNLMAADKFDALVLKAAKDGKI from the coding sequence ATGACTCAAACAGATGATTACCGTATTGAAAAAGACAGTTTAGGCGAACTTCAAGTTCCAGCGAATGCCTGGTATGGCATTCAGACCGCCCGTGCCATCGCCAACTTCCCGATCAGTGGCCGAGCACCTGACCGAGACTTCGTACAGTCTCACGTAAAAATCAAACGTGCTGCGGCAGAGGCCAACCAACAAGGGGGCTGGCTTGACGACAAACAAGCCAAAGCAATTATTGCCGCTTGCGATCAAATTCTTGAAGGTCATTATATTGATCAATTTGTAGTCGACCGTTTTCAAGCTGGTGCAGGCACCAGCCATAACATGAACAGCAATGAAGTGATTGCCAATTTAGCCAGTGTCGCTCTGGGGGGGGAAAAAGGTGAATACAGCCCCATTAATCCCAACGACCATGTCAACATGGGGCAAAGCACCAACGATACAATCCCCACAGCCATTCGTTTAACAGCGCTTAAAAAACTCCCCCGTTTAATTGCTGCTATTGAAGATATGGCCACAGAATATGCACGCATTGGCAAACAAGAAGAAGATACAGTTAAAAGTGCCCGAACCCACTTGCAAGATGCCGTACCCACAACATTAGGTCGTGAATTCAGTGCTTACGCCTGGACTTTAAAGCGCTGTGCAGCACGTTTAGAAAGCTGCCGTGATCCGCTTTGTGAAGTTGGACTGGGAGGCAGTGCTGCCGGCACAGGGCTTAATACCTCACCGGGCTATATTAAAAATGTCGCAAAAGCACTGGCGCAGCTGACCTTCGAGGCGATTCGTCCAGCCGATGATCTGGCGGCACAAATGCAGTCTATGAATGATCTACAACACCTGTCATCAACCATTCGTGAAGTCTCTCTGGAGTTAATACGAATCTCTAACGACATGCGTCTGCTCGCCTCAGGGCCACGCACAGGTCTGGGTGAAATCATGCTGCCTGCCGTACAGCCAGGCTCCAGCATCATGCCGGGCAAAGTGAACCCTGTGATGTTTGAAATGCTCAATCAAGTCTGCTTTCAGGTTCTTGGGCAAGATTCGGCTATCAGTTATATGACTCAGGCAGGACAACTGGAACTCAACGTGATGATGCCCGCCCTCGGTTCAGCACTATTCGATATGATGGAGTGGCTCACCAATGCAACTAACGCCGCCACTGAAAAAAACCTAAAAGGTTTACAAGTCGATCGTGATCGCTGTAAAGCTTTTCTGCACAGCAGTGTTGCCCTTGCAACATTATTGAATACAGATATCGGTTATGCCGCTGCGGCTGAAGTCGCTAAAGAGTCTGAAAAAACGGGTAAACCTGTCAACATTATTGTCGCAGAACGTAACCTTATGGCAGCGGATAAATTTGATGCACTCGTACTCAAAGCCGCCAAAGATGGAAAAATCTGA
- a CDS encoding SDR family oxidoreductase, translating into MTNKKTILITGCSSGIGLACALGLHKKGYRVFATARQQKDVDSLQAQGLESFLLDLDQSDSIHSAVDELLSRTGGTLYALFNNAAYGQPGAVEDLTRDVLRAQFETNLFGTLELTNCIIPVMRQQGHGRIIYNSSLLGYVALSYRGAYNASKYALEGLVDTLRLEINNSDILISLIEPGPITSQFRANGYKKYKENIDSENSVHRTIYQSIEKRLTNPGPVAPFTLPPDAVLKKLIHALESPRPKLRYPVTFPAYLFAALRRLLTSRALDKVLLKISSGEHK; encoded by the coding sequence ATGACAAACAAAAAAACAATATTAATCACCGGCTGTTCCAGCGGCATTGGTTTAGCATGTGCATTGGGACTACACAAAAAAGGCTATCGTGTATTTGCGACTGCACGTCAGCAAAAAGATGTTGATTCACTGCAAGCACAAGGCCTTGAAAGCTTTCTATTGGATTTAGATCAAAGTGACTCCATTCATAGCGCAGTTGATGAGTTGTTATCTCGTACAGGGGGCACTTTGTATGCACTCTTTAATAATGCAGCTTATGGTCAACCGGGTGCCGTGGAAGATTTAACTCGTGACGTATTACGTGCACAGTTTGAAACCAATCTATTCGGAACGCTGGAACTGACAAACTGCATCATTCCAGTCATGCGGCAACAAGGGCATGGGCGTATTATCTATAACAGCTCACTGCTGGGCTATGTCGCACTCTCCTATCGCGGCGCTTATAATGCCAGCAAATATGCACTGGAAGGGTTAGTCGATACACTACGTTTAGAGATCAATAATAGCGACATTTTAATCTCACTGATTGAGCCAGGCCCTATTACCAGCCAGTTTCGTGCCAATGGCTACAAAAAGTATAAGGAAAATATCGACTCAGAAAACAGTGTTCATCGCACGATTTACCAGTCGATCGAAAAGCGCCTTACAAATCCTGGCCCTGTTGCGCCTTTTACACTGCCGCCCGATGCGGTACTCAAAAAGCTTATTCATGCACTGGAAAGTCCTCGACCTAAACTACGCTACCCCGTCACATTTCCAGCCTACCTTTTTGCAGCACTGCGGCGACTGTTGACCTCACGCGCACTTGACAAAGTATTACTTAAAATTTCTTCAGGAGAACACAAATAA
- a CDS encoding PIN domain-containing protein has translation MNKTFIDTNIIIYANDARDEEKQKKALNIVAKHMRLGTGVISTQVLQEYAHVALNKLHQRQDVILRQLFLLEGLEIIPQSPALIRRSVEIKTSYQINFWDACIISAAEHSKCNIILSEDLNNSQFYSGILLKNPFTRET, from the coding sequence ATGAACAAAACTTTTATTGACACAAACATCATAATTTATGCCAACGATGCTCGTGATGAGGAGAAGCAAAAAAAGGCTCTGAATATCGTAGCAAAGCATATGCGGCTTGGAACAGGTGTTATTTCTACACAGGTATTACAGGAGTATGCTCATGTAGCCCTAAATAAGTTACATCAACGCCAAGATGTCATTCTCAGGCAGTTGTTTCTCTTGGAAGGGCTGGAAATCATCCCACAAAGCCCAGCTCTGATAAGACGCAGTGTAGAGATCAAAACTTCATACCAGATCAATTTCTGGGATGCATGCATCATCAGTGCGGCCGAACATTCAAAATGCAACATCATCCTCTCTGAAGATTTAAATAACAGTCAATTTTATTCTGGAATACTTCTGAAAAATCCGTTTACAAGAGAAACTTAG
- a CDS encoding DUF6364 family protein — protein sequence MNITLSADTELIKKGREYASAHNTSLNQLIRDYLLKLTGECNAEKSADEFVRIASNMPGKSASGFKFSRDEIYDRYND from the coding sequence ATGAACATTACACTTTCAGCAGATACAGAACTGATCAAAAAGGGGCGTGAATATGCCAGCGCGCACAATACATCGCTAAACCAGTTGATTAGAGATTATTTGCTCAAACTTACAGGCGAATGTAATGCAGAAAAATCAGCCGATGAGTTTGTACGAATAGCGAGTAATATGCCGGGGAAATCTGCTAGCGGATTCAAGTTTTCCAGAGATGAAATTTATGATCGTTATAACGACTGA
- a CDS encoding transcriptional repressor — translation MNGKRNDTEISTLLNNNGMRATPQRIAICKQLLLEKCHRTPNELHEELCQRFPTISPNTVYLTLSQLESSGLLRRFYVDGQAIYDSNTETHDHIYCRVCKLLLDVDTSADDHTPKCKEEWSIEWGTRVWSGVCPQCH, via the coding sequence ATGAATGGAAAACGGAATGATACTGAAATTAGTACGTTATTAAATAATAACGGGATGCGGGCAACCCCGCAGCGTATCGCTATTTGCAAGCAATTGCTGCTGGAGAAGTGCCACCGCACACCGAATGAATTGCATGAAGAGTTATGCCAGCGTTTTCCAACTATTTCGCCAAATACAGTCTATTTGACGTTGTCACAACTAGAATCATCAGGATTGCTTCGGCGCTTTTATGTGGATGGACAGGCAATATATGATAGCAATACAGAAACACATGACCATATTTACTGCCGAGTATGTAAATTGTTACTTGATGTCGATACAAGCGCTGATGACCATACCCCCAAATGTAAAGAAGAGTGGTCTATTGAATGGGGTACACGAGTGTGGTCAGGAGTTTGCCCTCAATGTCATTAA
- a CDS encoding c-type cytochrome: MKNVLSRRISSGVTIAALAVFSASSMAMSSKPEIPAGLGALPTEIPDNPANPQTAAKIELGKKLYFEPALSASGQFSCNSCHNLATYGVDNQKFSVGHKWQRGGRNSPTTFNSAFWSKQFWDGRSETLEEQAKGPPLNPVEMASIDEKEVVERLKEAGYTAEFKVAFNNDANALTYDNMANAIAVFERTLNTPNAPFDQYVRGEGKISEAAKRGMNTLVEAGCTACHSGPLFTNNQFMKFSYGTDAGVKEVTGKDADDKLFRVQSLRNIAMTAPYFHDGSAATLHDAVRTMAKVQLAKELSDNEVNDVVAFLETLTGETPQVTYPVLPRPNGKTLTWRD; the protein is encoded by the coding sequence ATGAAAAATGTATTAAGCCGACGAATTTCCAGTGGTGTCACTATTGCAGCACTTGCTGTGTTTAGTGCCAGCAGTATGGCCATGTCATCCAAACCAGAAATACCCGCAGGTTTAGGGGCGTTGCCAACTGAAATTCCTGATAATCCTGCAAATCCACAAACAGCTGCTAAAATTGAGTTGGGTAAAAAACTTTATTTTGAACCCGCGCTTTCTGCCAGTGGGCAGTTTTCATGTAACTCTTGTCACAATTTGGCAACTTATGGCGTTGATAATCAAAAGTTTTCAGTCGGCCATAAATGGCAACGTGGGGGTCGAAACTCACCCACTACATTCAATTCAGCTTTCTGGAGCAAGCAATTTTGGGATGGTCGCTCAGAAACGTTGGAAGAGCAGGCAAAAGGCCCACCATTGAACCCTGTAGAAATGGCCAGTATTGATGAAAAAGAGGTCGTCGAACGCTTGAAAGAAGCGGGCTATACCGCAGAATTTAAAGTGGCGTTTAATAATGATGCGAATGCACTTACATACGATAACATGGCAAATGCGATTGCTGTATTTGAGCGCACACTCAATACCCCTAATGCACCATTTGATCAATATGTACGTGGTGAAGGTAAAATTTCTGAAGCGGCAAAACGTGGTATGAATACCTTGGTTGAAGCGGGTTGTACTGCTTGTCACAGTGGCCCATTGTTTACAAATAATCAGTTCATGAAATTTTCATACGGTACGGATGCAGGTGTAAAAGAGGTGACAGGTAAAGATGCTGACGATAAACTTTTTCGCGTTCAGTCTTTACGTAATATAGCCATGACTGCACCCTATTTTCACGACGGTTCAGCGGCAACATTGCATGATGCGGTGCGTACTATGGCGAAAGTACAGCTTGCAAAAGAGCTTTCTGATAATGAAGTGAATGATGTTGTTGCTTTTCTGGAAACTTTGACAGGTGAAACACCTCAGGTGACTTACCCTGTCCTACCACGTCCAAATGGTAAAACATTGACCTGGCGCGATTAA
- a CDS encoding universal stress protein: protein MSAYRHILLAIDFTPAAYQVVQRVRILLGEETKLTVLNVVEYALPLGFGDDFTPMPNLLIEESMLLEKAKESLSRFVDKAGLAYAEQMIKVGGTQNEIIQVAEQKNVDLIILGSHGRHGISLLLGSTANGVLHHASCDVLAVRIKEK, encoded by the coding sequence ATGTCTGCTTATCGTCATATTTTGCTTGCAATTGATTTTACTCCTGCTGCATACCAAGTTGTTCAGCGGGTTAGGATTTTACTTGGAGAAGAGACAAAATTAACTGTGTTAAATGTTGTGGAGTATGCTTTACCGCTCGGTTTTGGGGATGATTTTACTCCAATGCCGAATTTATTGATCGAAGAGAGTATGCTTTTAGAAAAAGCAAAAGAGTCTCTATCACGCTTTGTTGATAAAGCTGGGTTGGCTTATGCAGAACAAATGATCAAAGTGGGTGGAACACAGAATGAAATTATTCAGGTTGCTGAACAAAAAAATGTTGACTTGATTATTTTGGGTTCTCACGGTCGTCATGGCATCAGTTTGTTGTTAGGTTCGACTGCAAATGGTGTATTGCACCATGCATCTTGTGATGTTTTGGCGGTACGCATTAAAGAAAAATAG
- the recD gene encoding exodeoxyribonuclease V subunit alpha: MLKQLRQLARLGLIRQLDLHFAHFINEQATNPSNTLALLTSLLSQKSGEGHICIELNNIADQVLFNTQKHDDIKTIKAPDIDTLISTLNASGVTGSPREHSPLILDHNNRLYLSRYYFFQSSLAENLLNRTHKPVSDLNIDQLKKNLEQLFPVTSNNKPDWQKIAAATAVLKRFTVISGGPGTGKTTTITKILLLLAQQQPACRIALAAPTGKAAARLNESIKQAKENIKYCDSIKKIIPEEASTIHRLLGVIPNQTEFRYHKNNQLHLDVLVVDEASMIDLPLMARLVAALPVDARLILLGDKDQLSSVEAGSVLGDICGSEPHKGYSESLCHTLSQLTAHKIPSTHPESSFGDHIALLRKSYRFNDTSGIGQLAQAINQGHTETALKILNLEKYNDIHLHESSVSQLSALAKSAAEAYSVYIQAETASEALKQFNRFRILCAQREGSSGTKAMNTQVEVALKKAGLIPAANTPSYAGRPVMITRNDYNLKLYNGDIGITQIDSYSDHQLKVFFSQPDGTIRKILPSRLPPHETVYAMTIHKSQGSEFNKVSIVLPEVDTPLLTRELIYTAITRAKKIATLYSSENLLKIAIKRTTERTSGLEDALWHALSEL, from the coding sequence ATGCTAAAACAGCTCAGGCAGTTAGCTCGACTCGGTTTAATTCGTCAGCTTGATTTGCATTTTGCTCACTTTATTAATGAACAAGCAACAAACCCATCAAACACTCTGGCGCTCCTAACCAGCTTACTCAGTCAAAAATCTGGGGAAGGCCATATATGCATTGAACTCAATAATATCGCCGATCAGGTATTATTTAACACACAAAAACATGATGATATTAAAACAATAAAAGCACCTGATATTGATACCTTAATATCCACTTTAAATGCCAGCGGTGTTACAGGCTCCCCTAGAGAGCACTCCCCTCTTATACTTGATCACAACAACCGGCTCTACCTCAGTCGTTATTACTTTTTTCAATCATCACTGGCTGAAAACCTGCTAAACCGTACTCACAAACCTGTCTCCGATCTCAATATTGATCAACTGAAAAAGAACCTGGAACAACTTTTTCCTGTCACGTCAAATAACAAGCCTGATTGGCAAAAAATAGCAGCGGCCACTGCCGTATTGAAACGCTTTACAGTCATATCAGGTGGACCAGGGACTGGAAAAACAACAACCATCACAAAAATACTGCTGCTATTAGCACAACAACAACCCGCCTGTCGTATTGCACTTGCTGCTCCCACAGGAAAAGCCGCTGCACGTTTAAATGAATCAATAAAGCAAGCCAAAGAAAATATTAAATATTGTGATTCCATCAAAAAAATCATTCCAGAAGAAGCATCCACAATTCATCGTTTATTAGGTGTTATTCCGAATCAAACGGAATTTCGTTATCATAAAAATAACCAATTACACTTGGATGTGCTGGTTGTCGATGAAGCCTCAATGATTGACCTGCCGCTCATGGCTCGATTAGTCGCGGCACTGCCCGTTGATGCCCGCCTTATTTTATTAGGTGATAAAGATCAACTCTCTTCAGTAGAAGCCGGCAGTGTTTTGGGTGATATCTGCGGTAGTGAACCGCACAAAGGTTATTCTGAATCGCTTTGCCACACTCTATCTCAATTGACTGCGCATAAAATACCCAGTACTCATCCAGAATCCAGTTTTGGTGACCATATTGCACTCCTGCGAAAAAGCTACAGATTTAACGATACGAGTGGAATTGGCCAGTTGGCTCAAGCAATCAACCAAGGCCATACAGAGACGGCACTCAAGATTCTTAATTTAGAAAAGTATAATGATATTCACCTTCATGAAAGCTCAGTGAGCCAGCTTTCTGCCCTTGCAAAGTCAGCCGCAGAAGCTTATTCAGTTTACATTCAAGCAGAAACTGCTTCAGAAGCCTTGAAACAGTTTAATCGGTTTCGTATTTTATGTGCACAACGTGAAGGATCATCCGGCACCAAAGCAATGAATACACAAGTGGAAGTGGCATTAAAAAAAGCCGGACTAATCCCAGCAGCTAATACACCTTCATACGCAGGCCGACCCGTGATGATCACGCGTAATGACTACAACCTGAAACTTTATAATGGTGATATAGGCATCACACAAATTGACTCATATTCTGATCATCAATTAAAAGTATTTTTTTCTCAGCCAGACGGCACCATACGCAAAATTCTCCCCTCACGCTTACCTCCTCATGAAACTGTTTATGCCATGACTATCCATAAAAGCCAAGGTTCAGAGTTTAATAAAGTATCTATTGTGCTCCCTGAAGTGGACACACCACTATTAACACGAGAATTAATCTACACTGCCATTACACGCGCTAAAAAAATAGCAACGCTATATAGCTCAGAAAACTTATTAAAAATAGCAATTAAACGCACAACAGAGCGAACATCAGGGCTGGAAGATGCACTTTGGCATGCACTCAGCGAGTTGTAA